The Abditibacteriota bacterium region TCGTCGGCTGCTCAAATCTCGCCGGAGTGAGAGGACAGAGTCTCCTCCAGCTCTCTCAGGAACTTGATGTCCGTGTCGGTGAGCTCCTTCGTCTTGAACTTGATGTCGTGGTCCTCTGCATACTGCTGCATGACCGTGTCCTCGTAGCCGGTGATGGTCAGCTTGCCGGACACGTCCAGTATGCAGTTGTCCCCCAGTTGCACCAGGCTCACGGGGACCGTGAGATTTCTCAGGTATTTGCAGTCATAAAAGGCCAGGTCGCAGATGGTTTCCAGTCCCTTGTCCAGCACGTAGCTCTCGGCCTTTTTGCCGGCGGGGTAGCAGACCAGGGTCTTCTTGTCCTTGGTGAAGAGGATGCCGTCCTTAGACACAAAGTCCTTGTTGCCGGAGTTGACGGATATCTTTTCTACCATGGTGTCGTAAAAGGCGCCCATCTCGATGTCCCTGACGGAGGACGGGATGATCAGCTCTTCAGCCTCGACGCCCTCAAAGCAGCGGTCGCAGAGAAACTCCACGGTGGTGGGGATCCTGACAGTGTCCCCTTTTCCCTTCACCTCCAGCAAAGAGCTGCCGGCCAGGGTAAAGGTGTAGCCGCCTATGACGGTGTCATAGATCTTTTCCGACTCGTCCTCATCGTCCTCGTCGGTGGCCAGCACCCGCTCCGTGTTGCCGTCGCCCTCAGCCAGTTCTTTTTCCGCATCCTTCAGAGCCTCGCCCAGACCCGCGATGTCCTGCAGCAGATTGAGCTCGGGATCGTCGGCGTCGGATATGAGCACCAGACCCATGATCTCGCCGTCCATATTCAGCACGGGAGCGCCGGTGAAGTAGTCGTCGATGGGCTTGGCCAGGGTAAACACGTTTTCCTGAGGAGCTCCGACCTCGTTGTGATTGATGATCAGGCTGTGCTTTTTGGGGCTGTAGCCTATGATGAGCACCTTGTCGCCTTCCTTCAT contains the following coding sequences:
- a CDS encoding leucine-rich repeat protein yields the protein FYVHDNGLGFTSEAPFYNVDKGEVDFSGFSVYVKSVNISKRSTNPIKSDAGFAMLPLPALKDAKPVAISKESMKEGDKVLIIGYSPKKHSLIINHNEVGAPQENVFTLAKPIDDYFTGAPVLNMDGEIMGLVLISDADDPELNLLQDIAGLGEALKDAEKELAEGDGNTERVLATDEDDEDESEKIYDTVIGGYTFTLAGSSLLEVKGKGDTVRIPTTVEFLCDRCFEGVEAEELIIPSSVRDIEMGAFYDTMVEKISVNSGNKDFVSKDGILFTKDKKTLVCYPAGKKAESYVLDKGLETICDLAFYDCKYLRNLTVPVSLVQLGDNCILDVSGKLTITGYEDTVMQQYAEDHDIKFKTKELTDTDIKFLRELEETLSSHSGEI